The following are encoded in a window of Microcaecilia unicolor chromosome 14, aMicUni1.1, whole genome shotgun sequence genomic DNA:
- the LOC115457727 gene encoding olfactory receptor 1509-like encodes MLLGNETRVTEFILLGLSSNENLQIVFFLLFLVMYLLTVAGNLLILVTIYVDSQLHTPMYFFLSNLSFIDLSFSTVTVPKSLVTFITQNKAISFSNCFAQLFFFHFIGGTECFHLTLMAYDRYVAICNPLRYATIMNRQTCLLLVLSTWVGGFIHAFTQTLSTLQLPFCGPNEINHFFCDSHPLTLLACSNTMISEIADRVNSGSLTVIAFLVVSISYGYIISTILKIRSVDGRRKAFSTCASHLLVVSLAFGPSVFIYTRPSVTFAGDKLLTVFYNIVTPWLNPFIYTLRNEKVREAMKKLKR; translated from the coding sequence ATGCTACTCGGGAATGAAACCAGAGTCACTGAATTCATCCTCCTTGGACTTTCTAGCAATGAAAACTTACAGATCGTATTCTTTCTGCTGTTTCTAGTGATGTACCTGCTCACCGTAGCTGGGAATCTTCTCATTCTGGTAACCATCTATGTGGACTCCCAACTGCACActcccatgtacttcttcctcagcAACCTGTCTTTCATAGATTTGTCCTTTTCTACAGTCACTGTCCCCAAATCTCTTGTTACCTTTATCACACAGAACAAAGCAATATCTTTCAGCAACTGCTTTGCTCagttgtttttctttcatttcattgGAGGAACAGAATGCTTTCACCTGACCTTGATGGCTTATGACCGCTATGTAGCCATCTGCAATCCTTTGCGTTATGCCACAATAATGAACAGACAAACTTGTCTGCTGTTGGTGCTCTCTACATGGGTAGGCGGATTCATTCATGCCTTCACACAGACATTGTCAACACTTCAATTGCCCTTCTGTGGTCCTAatgagataaatcatttcttttgCGATTCCCACCCATTAACGTTGTTGGCTTGTTCTAATACCATGATCAGTGAAATCGCCGATAGGGTCAACAGTGGATCCTTAACCGTTATTGCTTTTTTGGTGGTTTCCATATCTTACGGATACATCATCTCTACTATCTTAAAAATTCGCTCAGTTGACGGAAGGAGGAAAGCTTTCTCTACCTGTGCCTCCCACCTCCTGGTGGTCAGTTTGGCTTTCGGTCCTAGTGTCTTCATCTACACAAGACCCTCAGTGACATTTGCAGGTGACAAACTGCTGACTGTTTTTTACAACATTGTGACCCCTTGGTTAAACCCCTTCATTTATACTCTTAGAAATGAGAAAGTAAGAGAAGCTATGAAGAAGCTGAAGAGGTAG